A genomic window from Flavobacterium hankyongi includes:
- a CDS encoding LptF/LptG family permease, with protein sequence MKILDRYLLKTFLITFTSVFVILFFIFILQTVWLFISELAGKDLDLFMIIKFLLFASPKLVPMVLPLSVLLSSIMTFGDLAENYEFAAMKSAGISFQRTMKGLSVFIVLLSFCAFFFANNIIPYAEYKFINFRKNIAQVKPALAIAEGQFSNIGNINIKVDKKTGEKGEFLENVTIHKKSNLGEGAKTVIKSKKGHLISSEESNLLQLVLIDGYYYEDITPKDYKDRPKMPFAKVYFKKYNINIDLSKLNSADEDKSQITNTNNMLSLSELKYTTDSLTTSYNKEIISVSDNVYQRFGFSYNPNPLDSAQIKNPKTPNLTSFLDNNLKSKILEIANSDALSSKQNLEMNELSFKEKKRDINNHWLSMYEKFVIAYACLLMFFIGAPLGAIIRKGGLGLPIVFAMLIFITFHFLNTFGKKLAQEGGTTPFMGSWISSIVLTPLAIYLTKKAVNDNGDVNFDFITEPFKKVYEFITRKLNNNNNTIQENGD encoded by the coding sequence ATGAAAATTCTTGACAGATACTTATTAAAAACTTTCCTGATTACATTTACTTCGGTATTTGTAATCTTGTTTTTTATATTCATATTACAAACCGTTTGGTTATTTATTTCTGAATTAGCGGGTAAGGACTTGGATTTATTCATGATTATAAAGTTCTTACTGTTTGCTTCACCAAAATTAGTTCCAATGGTATTACCACTTTCGGTGTTATTGTCATCAATTATGACATTTGGTGATCTTGCCGAAAATTATGAGTTTGCCGCAATGAAATCCGCTGGAATTTCTTTTCAAAGAACTATGAAAGGCTTGTCGGTTTTTATTGTTTTACTGTCTTTCTGTGCATTTTTCTTTGCAAATAATATAATTCCTTACGCCGAATATAAATTTATCAATTTTCGAAAAAATATTGCTCAAGTTAAACCTGCCTTAGCAATTGCTGAAGGTCAGTTTAGTAACATTGGAAATATTAATATTAAGGTTGATAAAAAAACAGGGGAGAAGGGAGAATTTTTAGAAAATGTAACTATTCACAAAAAATCTAATTTAGGCGAAGGAGCAAAAACAGTAATCAAATCTAAAAAAGGACATTTGATTAGTAGTGAAGAATCAAATTTACTTCAGTTGGTTTTAATTGACGGGTATTATTATGAAGATATTACTCCTAAGGATTATAAGGATAGACCTAAAATGCCTTTTGCAAAAGTCTATTTTAAAAAATACAATATAAATATTGATTTGTCTAAGTTAAATTCAGCAGATGAAGATAAATCTCAAATTACAAATACTAACAATATGCTTAGTTTAAGTGAATTAAAGTATACTACCGATTCACTTACAACAAGTTACAATAAAGAAATAATTTCTGTTTCAGATAATGTATATCAAAGATTTGGATTTAGTTATAATCCAAATCCACTTGATTCCGCACAAATAAAAAATCCAAAAACGCCAAATTTGACCAGTTTTTTGGATAATAATTTAAAATCAAAAATCTTAGAAATTGCAAACAGCGATGCATTAAGTTCAAAGCAAAATCTTGAAATGAATGAACTTTCATTTAAGGAAAAAAAGAGAGATATAAACAACCATTGGCTTTCAATGTATGAGAAATTTGTAATCGCATATGCTTGTTTACTTATGTTTTTTATTGGTGCACCACTTGGAGCTATCATACGAAAAGGAGGTTTAGGATTGCCTATAGTATTTGCAATGCTAATTTTTATAACATTCCACTTCTTAAACACTTTTGGAAAAAAATTGGCACAAGAAGGAGGAACAACGCCATTTATGGGATCTTGGATTTCATCTATAGTTCTTACCCCATTGGCCATATATTTAACTAAAAAGGCAGTAAATGATAATGGTGATGTTAATTTTGATTTCATAACAGAACCATTTAAAAAAGTGTATGAATTCATCACTAGAAAATTAAACAATAACAACAACACAATACAAGAAAATGGAGACTAA
- the ribB gene encoding 3,4-dihydroxy-2-butanone-4-phosphate synthase, whose translation METNTIKLNTIEEAIDDIRQGKVIIVVDDEDRENEGDFLAAAEKITPEMINFMATHGRGLICAPLTESRCKELGLRPMVTNNTDHMETAFTVSVDLKGHGVTTGISASDRAKTVQALIDPNTKPFDLARPGHIFPLIAKQGGVLRRTGHTEAAIDFARLAGFKPAGVIVEIMNEDGSMARLPQLVEVAQKFDLKLVSIEALVAYRMQHDSLIVKKEDFDIQTRFGTFRMRAYEQTTNKQIHIALTKGTWNSGEAVLTRINSSQVNNDLLGTLTTNADKQLDDMFKVINEQGKGAVIFINQDMQSVSLLNRINELKDLQSKGEMKAPKIVIDSKDYGIGAQILHDIDITKIRLVSNTEVGKRVGMIGYGLEIVEYVNY comes from the coding sequence ATGGAGACTAATACCATTAAATTAAACACAATTGAAGAAGCAATAGATGATATCAGACAAGGAAAAGTAATTATCGTTGTTGATGATGAAGACAGAGAAAATGAAGGTGATTTCCTTGCTGCTGCAGAAAAAATTACCCCAGAAATGATAAACTTTATGGCAACTCATGGAAGAGGGCTTATTTGTGCTCCTCTTACAGAAAGTCGTTGTAAAGAGCTTGGACTTCGTCCAATGGTTACAAACAATACAGATCATATGGAAACAGCATTTACTGTTTCTGTGGATTTAAAAGGTCACGGAGTTACTACAGGTATTTCTGCTTCAGATAGAGCTAAAACAGTGCAAGCTTTAATTGATCCAAACACTAAACCATTTGATTTAGCACGTCCTGGACATATTTTTCCATTAATTGCTAAGCAAGGTGGTGTTTTAAGAAGAACTGGTCATACAGAGGCTGCAATTGATTTTGCTCGTTTAGCAGGTTTTAAACCAGCAGGAGTTATTGTAGAAATTATGAACGAAGATGGTTCTATGGCTCGTTTGCCTCAGTTAGTAGAAGTGGCTCAAAAATTTGATTTGAAATTAGTATCAATTGAAGCTCTGGTTGCTTATCGTATGCAGCACGATAGTTTGATTGTTAAAAAGGAAGATTTTGATATTCAAACTCGTTTTGGAACATTTAGAATGCGTGCTTATGAGCAAACAACTAATAAACAAATACACATAGCCTTAACAAAAGGTACTTGGAATTCAGGGGAAGCTGTATTGACTCGTATAAATTCTTCACAAGTAAATAACGATTTATTAGGCACTTTAACTACTAATGCTGATAAACAGTTGGATGATATGTTTAAAGTGATTAATGAGCAAGGTAAAGGTGCTGTAATATTTATAAATCAAGACATGCAATCAGTAAGTTTGTTAAATAGAATTAATGAATTAAAAGATTTGCAATCAAAAGGTGAAATGAAAGCTCCAAAAATTGTTATTGATAGTAAAGACTATGGAATTGGGGCTCAAATATTACACGATATCGATATTACAAAAATACGTTTAGTATCAAATACAGAAGTGGGAAAACGTGTTGGAATGATTGGATACGGTTTGGAAATTGTAGAATACGTAAATTATTAG
- a CDS encoding site-specific integrase: MKTKVSTLFYAKKAKAAANGLIPIYMRITINGKRIELSTNRFIEISKWSTEAGKMKGTSEEARSINNHLDLLKNQIRDAEMELIYKKITITTEIFKSKLLGVDERAKMLVPIFQDHNNKIKELVGKEYAPGTLERYTTSLKHTIEFMQWKYNISDIDITKIDHVFITDYEFWLRSVRNCANNTAVKYLKNFNKIIKLCLANDWIDKNPFANYKSKVKDVERVYLTEAEIQSIIEKDFKTERLSLVRDIFLFSCFTGLAYIDVKNLTKSHISFGIDGEKWIFTHRQKTESASKIPILPVTQMIIDKYKNHPQCNNEDKLLPILSNQKMNAYLKEIAGVCEIEKELTFHIARHTFATTVTLTNGVPIESVSKMLGHKNLRTTQHYAKVLDRKVSDDMKILKDKFSILDNNILKKSSVTS, from the coding sequence ATGAAAACAAAAGTATCAACTCTCTTTTATGCAAAGAAAGCAAAAGCAGCTGCAAACGGTTTAATTCCTATTTACATGAGAATTACTATCAACGGTAAGCGTATCGAGCTAAGTACAAACCGATTTATAGAAATTTCAAAATGGTCAACAGAAGCAGGTAAAATGAAAGGGACTTCAGAAGAAGCTCGTTCAATAAATAATCATCTTGATTTACTTAAAAATCAAATCAGAGATGCTGAAATGGAGTTAATCTATAAAAAGATAACAATAACAACCGAAATATTTAAAAGCAAACTATTAGGAGTTGATGAAAGAGCAAAAATGCTAGTTCCTATCTTCCAAGACCACAACAACAAAATAAAAGAATTAGTTGGCAAAGAATATGCTCCAGGAACATTAGAACGCTACACTACTTCACTCAAACATACTATTGAATTCATGCAATGGAAATACAATATTTCCGATATCGATATTACCAAGATTGATCATGTCTTTATAACCGATTACGAGTTTTGGTTACGAAGCGTTAGAAACTGTGCTAATAACACAGCAGTTAAATACCTTAAAAACTTCAATAAAATAATCAAGCTTTGTTTAGCAAATGATTGGATTGATAAAAACCCATTTGCAAACTATAAATCAAAAGTCAAAGATGTTGAAAGAGTTTATCTTACTGAAGCAGAAATCCAATCAATAATTGAAAAAGATTTCAAAACAGAAAGACTATCACTAGTTCGTGATATCTTTCTTTTTAGCTGCTTTACAGGTTTGGCATACATTGATGTCAAAAACCTAACAAAGTCGCATATAAGCTTCGGTATTGATGGCGAAAAATGGATATTCACTCACAGACAGAAAACAGAAAGTGCATCCAAAATTCCAATCCTTCCAGTTACTCAAATGATAATCGACAAGTACAAAAATCATCCGCAATGTAATAACGAAGATAAACTACTGCCTATTTTATCCAACCAAAAAATGAACGCTTATCTAAAAGAAATAGCCGGAGTTTGTGAAATTGAAAAAGAATTAACTTTTCATATTGCTCGACATACTTTTGCTACTACTGTGACACTTACCAATGGCGTTCCAATTGAAAGTGTGAGCAAAATGCTTGGGCATAAAAATTTAAGAACTACACAACATTATGCTAAAGTTTTAGATAGAAAAGTTAGTGATGATATGAAGATTTTAAAAGATAAATTTTCAATTTTAGACAATAATATATTGAAAAAATCTTCAGTCACAAGCTAA
- a CDS encoding TetR/AcrR family transcriptional regulator yields the protein MDKIKTENTETEILIAAKEIFQQKGMAGARMQEIADKAKINKALLHYYYRSKQLLFEAVFKSAFSLLAPQLNKVLNDDSDLFEKIRKFTENYVSFVIKHPYLPNFVIQELNKNPEFVQKLRSEKNFPSIEKFKLQVSDAINQGIIKPIEAEQLFINIISLNIFPFIGEPLLMALVNMDKESYNKILENRKTEVAEFIINSIKI from the coding sequence ATGGATAAAATTAAAACTGAAAATACTGAAACTGAAATATTAATAGCTGCAAAAGAAATCTTTCAGCAAAAAGGAATGGCAGGTGCAAGAATGCAAGAAATAGCAGATAAAGCAAAAATCAATAAAGCATTATTACATTATTATTATAGAAGCAAACAATTATTATTTGAAGCTGTTTTCAAAAGTGCTTTTTCACTTTTAGCACCACAATTAAATAAAGTGTTAAATGATGATAGTGACTTATTTGAAAAAATACGAAAGTTCACTGAAAATTATGTTTCGTTTGTAATCAAACATCCCTATTTGCCAAATTTTGTAATACAAGAATTAAATAAGAACCCAGAATTTGTTCAAAAACTTCGCTCTGAAAAAAATTTTCCTTCCATTGAAAAATTTAAACTTCAAGTAAGTGATGCTATAAATCAAGGAATTATCAAACCAATCGAAGCCGAACAGCTATTTATCAATATTATCTCTTTAAATATTTTTCCTTTTATCGGAGAACCGCTATTAATGGCACTTGTTAATATGGATAAAGAAAGCTATAATAAAATACTAGAAAATAGAAAAACGGAAGTGGCTGAGTTTATCATTAATTCAATAAAAATATAA
- a CDS encoding TolC family protein translates to MKTKLIILIVLSISIYANAQQTLTLEDCYSLATKNYPLSKQTGLIQQKSSYEIEALSKGKLPKIDVNAQATYQSEVIGLPTSLPGVQSLNKDQYRATLDVNQLVYNGGIIDANTKLKEAQTKTQQQLIEVSLYQIKTRINQYFFSVLLLQEKKALLSSKKELLTSKVKEVKSGVKFGAILPSSEQVLEAEIIKINQQLTEIKFENIKLLNNLSELTFSDIDTETTLIQPVSYPNSTNTTRPEIAFYDLQNQQLEFSKSVLSKSNLPKINAFGQAGYGNPGLNMLDNSFQPFYVVGLKANWNIFDWGKTKIDKKALDISKEIVTSEKETFELNNKIQLEEQDFEIKKLEQLLLSDTEIIQIREKVIKSSDAQLKNGVITSSEYLIELTNLFEAKNILKTHEVQLAAAKSNYEIIKGK, encoded by the coding sequence ATGAAAACTAAGTTAATCATACTGATAGTATTGTCTATATCAATATATGCTAATGCACAACAGACTTTAACCTTGGAAGATTGTTACTCATTAGCTACAAAAAATTATCCTTTATCAAAACAAACAGGATTAATACAACAAAAATCAAGTTATGAAATTGAAGCATTAAGCAAAGGAAAATTACCAAAAATCGATGTAAATGCACAAGCAACTTATCAATCTGAAGTGATAGGATTACCTACTTCACTACCTGGAGTTCAATCTTTAAATAAAGATCAATATAGAGCAACTTTAGATGTAAATCAATTAGTATACAATGGTGGAATAATTGATGCAAATACTAAATTAAAAGAAGCACAAACCAAAACACAACAGCAACTAATTGAAGTTAGCTTATATCAAATAAAAACTCGAATTAATCAATATTTCTTTTCTGTTTTGTTACTTCAAGAAAAAAAGGCACTACTATCTTCAAAAAAAGAGTTATTAACTTCCAAAGTTAAGGAAGTGAAATCAGGAGTCAAATTTGGAGCAATTCTTCCATCATCAGAACAGGTTTTAGAAGCAGAAATTATTAAAATAAACCAGCAGTTAACCGAAATTAAATTTGAAAACATCAAATTATTAAATAACCTTTCAGAATTAACTTTTTCAGATATTGATACCGAAACAACTTTAATACAACCAGTATCATATCCAAATAGCACTAATACAACAAGACCTGAAATTGCTTTTTATGATTTACAAAATCAGCAATTAGAGTTCTCGAAAAGTGTACTATCTAAATCAAATCTTCCAAAAATAAATGCTTTTGGTCAAGCGGGTTATGGTAATCCTGGATTAAACATGTTAGACAATTCTTTTCAACCATTTTATGTTGTTGGCCTAAAAGCGAATTGGAATATTTTTGATTGGGGCAAAACCAAAATAGATAAAAAAGCATTGGATATATCTAAAGAAATAGTAACATCTGAGAAAGAAACATTTGAATTAAATAACAAAATACAATTAGAAGAGCAAGATTTTGAAATTAAAAAATTAGAACAACTGCTGCTTTCTGATACCGAAATAATTCAAATACGTGAAAAAGTTATTAAATCCTCAGATGCTCAATTAAAAAATGGTGTGATAACATCGTCTGAATATCTTATAGAATTAACCAATTTATTTGAAGCAAAAAATATTTTGAAAACGCATGAAGTTCAATTAGCAGCTGCTAAATCAAATTACGAAATAATTAAAGGAAAATAA
- a CDS encoding HlyD family secretion protein, which produces MKKISIIILATIGLISCNKNNDKADGYGNFEATEITISSEANGKIEFLKVEEGDELKSQLQVGLVDTLQLHFAKQQLIASKSTISSKSANVISQKSVLNEQLKTAKLEKNRIRNMYSENAATKRQVDEIEGKVKVIEEQIKSVGTQNAPILNDLKSIDVQIARINDQIAKSKIINPINGTVLTKYAEPGEITAFGKPLYKIADISEMTLRIYVSETQLSKIKVGQNVSVKIDAEKDMKSYQGNISWIASSAEFTPKIIQTKEERVNLVYAVKVKVKNDGRLKIGMPAEMWIKY; this is translated from the coding sequence ATGAAAAAAATAAGCATAATAATTTTAGCAACGATAGGGCTAATTTCTTGTAACAAAAATAACGACAAAGCTGACGGTTATGGGAATTTTGAAGCAACTGAAATAACTATTTCTTCAGAAGCTAACGGTAAAATAGAGTTTTTAAAAGTCGAAGAAGGAGATGAATTAAAATCTCAATTACAAGTAGGATTAGTTGATACATTACAATTACATTTTGCGAAACAACAATTAATTGCCTCTAAAAGCACCATATCGTCAAAATCCGCAAATGTAATATCGCAAAAAAGCGTCTTAAATGAACAATTAAAAACAGCTAAATTAGAGAAAAACCGAATCCGTAATATGTATTCTGAAAATGCTGCAACTAAACGACAAGTAGATGAAATTGAAGGAAAGGTAAAAGTTATCGAAGAGCAAATTAAAAGTGTCGGAACTCAAAACGCACCTATTTTAAATGACTTAAAATCGATAGATGTACAAATTGCTAGAATCAATGATCAAATAGCAAAAAGTAAAATTATTAATCCTATTAATGGAACTGTTTTAACTAAGTATGCTGAACCAGGCGAAATAACAGCATTTGGAAAACCACTATACAAGATAGCTGATATTTCTGAAATGACTTTGCGAATCTATGTAAGCGAAACACAGTTGTCAAAAATAAAAGTTGGACAAAATGTATCGGTAAAAATTGATGCTGAAAAAGATATGAAATCATATCAAGGAAATATTTCATGGATTGCATCTTCGGCAGAGTTTACTCCTAAAATTATTCAAACAAAAGAAGAACGAGTAAATCTCGTTTATGCCGTAAAGGTAAAAGTAAAAAATGATGGCAGACTAAAAATCGGAATGCCAGCAGAAATGTGGATTAAATATTAA
- a CDS encoding ABC transporter ATP-binding protein, whose translation MSIAVNNISKSYKKLKAVENITFNVNEGELFGLIGPDGAGKTTIFRILTTLLVANEGSAEVAGYDVVKQLKEIRNSVGYMPGKFSLYQDLTVEENLHFFATIFGTTIEENYDLIKDIYIQIEPFKNRRAGALSGGMKQKLALCCALIHAPKVLFLDEPTTGVDPVSRKEFWIMLKRLQQKGITILVSTPYMDEASLCDRIALIQKGKILKIDTPENIINNYEKVIYDVQAKNTHGLIHDLKNYPNQYSVYAFGEFVHYIDKNATFNPNDLQTYLKNKNHTDIIIKPATITIEDVFMDL comes from the coding sequence ATGAGTATTGCAGTAAACAACATATCAAAATCTTACAAAAAGTTAAAAGCAGTCGAAAACATTACTTTTAATGTAAATGAGGGAGAATTATTTGGTTTAATTGGACCTGATGGTGCAGGGAAAACAACTATTTTCAGAATACTAACTACGCTTTTAGTTGCTAATGAAGGAAGTGCAGAAGTCGCTGGATATGATGTAGTCAAACAACTCAAAGAAATCAGAAACTCTGTTGGCTATATGCCAGGAAAATTCTCGCTATATCAAGATTTAACTGTTGAAGAAAACTTACATTTTTTTGCCACTATTTTCGGAACCACAATTGAGGAAAATTATGATTTAATTAAAGACATATACATTCAAATTGAACCATTCAAAAACAGAAGAGCAGGTGCTCTTTCGGGCGGAATGAAACAAAAATTAGCATTATGTTGTGCGTTAATTCATGCTCCAAAAGTATTATTTCTTGACGAACCAACTACAGGAGTTGATCCCGTTTCTCGAAAAGAATTTTGGATAATGCTAAAAAGATTGCAACAAAAAGGCATTACAATATTAGTTTCAACACCCTATATGGATGAAGCTTCTCTTTGCGATAGAATTGCATTAATTCAAAAAGGCAAAATTTTAAAAATAGATACACCTGAAAATATCATTAACAACTACGAAAAAGTAATTTATGATGTACAAGCAAAAAACACACACGGATTGATTCACGATTTAAAAAATTATCCTAATCAATACAGTGTTTATGCTTTTGGTGAGTTTGTACATTACATAGATAAAAATGCAACTTTCAATCCAAACGATTTACAAACCTATTTGAAAAATAAAAATCATACGGATATAATTATTAAACCTGCTACAATAACCATTGAAGATGTTTTCATGGACTTATAA
- a CDS encoding ABC transporter ATP-binding protein — MEREKIISVKNLTKEFGHFTAVKGISFDVYKGEIFGFLGANGAGKTTAMKMLIGISNPTSGEANVAGFDVHSQADMVKKSIGYMSQKFSMYDDLTIKENITFFGGIYGLSRIQIKQKIAQLIEELELQEVANNLVGSLPLGWKQKLSFSVALLHEPKIVFLDEPTGGVDPITRRQFWEMIYTQAYKGTTIFVTTHYMDEAEYCDRVSIMVDGSIEALDTPKNLKQQFKVDSMNDVFLKLARNIE, encoded by the coding sequence ATGGAAAGAGAAAAAATAATATCTGTAAAAAATTTAACGAAAGAGTTTGGTCATTTTACTGCAGTAAAAGGCATTTCATTTGATGTTTATAAAGGAGAAATTTTTGGGTTTCTAGGTGCCAATGGAGCAGGAAAAACAACAGCTATGAAAATGTTGATTGGAATTTCAAATCCTACTTCAGGTGAAGCCAATGTTGCAGGTTTTGATGTTCACTCACAAGCCGATATGGTAAAAAAAAGTATTGGTTATATGAGCCAAAAGTTCTCAATGTATGATGATTTAACTATTAAAGAAAACATTACTTTTTTTGGTGGAATTTATGGATTATCAAGAATACAAATCAAACAAAAAATCGCACAATTAATAGAAGAATTAGAACTTCAAGAAGTAGCAAATAATTTAGTAGGTTCGTTACCATTGGGTTGGAAACAAAAATTGTCGTTTTCAGTTGCATTACTGCACGAGCCAAAAATTGTTTTTCTCGATGAGCCAACAGGAGGCGTTGACCCAATAACCCGAAGACAATTTTGGGAAATGATTTATACACAAGCTTATAAAGGTACTACCATTTTTGTAACCACACATTACATGGATGAAGCAGAATATTGTGACCGTGTTTCTATTATGGTTGACGGCTCTATTGAAGCTTTAGACACCCCAAAAAATTTAAAACAACAATTCAAAGTAGATTCTATGAATGATGTTTTTTTAAAATTAGCAAGGAATATAGAATAA
- a CDS encoding ABC transporter permease has product MKRFIGFVKKEFYHIFRDKRSLFILFGMPIAQILLFGFAITNEINNVDIAILDQSNDIETQKIIYKIKASPYFNVENQIEKESDIESEFKKGKIKAVLIFEPNFSKNLETKKVAVVQAITDATEPNVANTIANYTSAIIQNYQSQKKQSNSNPVKVEVQSRMFYNPELKSVFNFVPGVMTVILMLVSAMMTSISITREKELGTMEILLVSPLKPFQVIIGKVFPYIFLSIINAIVILTLGYFVFKMPINGSIFLLAFESILFIISALSLGILISTVSNSQQTAMMLSLMGLMLPVIILSGFIFPINSMPLPMQVISNIIPAKWFIIIVKAIMLKGVGIQYIWKETLILIGMTVFFITLSIKKYKIRLE; this is encoded by the coding sequence ATGAAAAGATTTATCGGATTTGTAAAAAAAGAATTCTACCATATTTTCAGAGATAAACGTTCTTTGTTTATTCTGTTTGGTATGCCGATTGCCCAAATTTTATTGTTTGGTTTTGCCATAACAAATGAAATTAACAATGTTGACATTGCCATTTTAGACCAATCAAATGATATAGAAACACAAAAAATTATCTATAAAATAAAAGCATCACCCTATTTTAATGTTGAAAACCAAATTGAAAAAGAAAGCGACATAGAATCAGAATTTAAAAAAGGAAAAATCAAGGCAGTTCTTATTTTCGAACCAAATTTTAGTAAAAATCTCGAAACCAAAAAAGTAGCAGTAGTTCAAGCAATTACCGATGCGACCGAACCTAATGTTGCCAACACAATTGCAAATTATACCTCAGCAATTATACAAAATTATCAATCGCAAAAAAAACAATCCAATAGTAATCCGGTAAAGGTTGAAGTACAATCGAGAATGTTTTATAATCCTGAACTCAAAAGTGTTTTTAATTTTGTTCCAGGTGTAATGACTGTTATTCTAATGCTTGTTTCAGCTATGATGACCTCTATTTCTATCACACGAGAAAAAGAATTAGGCACTATGGAAATTCTTTTAGTTTCTCCATTAAAACCATTTCAAGTAATTATTGGAAAAGTATTTCCTTATATTTTTCTTTCAATTATCAATGCAATAGTAATATTAACATTAGGCTATTTTGTGTTCAAAATGCCTATAAATGGAAGCATCTTTTTGTTAGCTTTTGAAAGTATATTATTTATCATTTCTGCTCTTTCATTGGGGATATTAATTTCTACCGTTTCTAATTCTCAACAAACCGCAATGATGTTATCATTAATGGGTTTGATGCTACCAGTAATTATTCTATCAGGATTTATATTTCCTATAAATAGTATGCCTTTACCCATGCAAGTAATCAGTAACATCATACCTGCAAAATGGTTCATTATTATTGTAAAAGCCATTATGCTCAAGGGAGTCGGAATTCAATATATATGGAAAGAAACCCTTATATTAATAGGGATGACTGTGTTTTTTATAACATTGAGCATCAAAAAATATAAAATTAGACTAGAGTAA
- a CDS encoding ABC transporter permease, with amino-acid sequence MKTILFIIQKEFKQIFRDKSMLQLIFILPILQLLILSNAATFDVKNIVITFVDNDQSRESRDLINSFKSSTYFKVKEPYFSEKEAIQEMQKGKTDIIVNIPIHFNRDLQKYQKTSISVSINAIDAATAGVENVYVTQIINTYNQNIQMQSNYFSGNKEIPQNIIAIPSFWYNKTLNYKTFMVPGILVLLVTMLTLFLSSMNIVREKEIGTLEQINVTPIKKYQFIVGKLFPFWVLGLVILTVGLVISKVVFNVPMLGNIFLVYGFTSVYLLLILGFGLYISNHTETQQQAMFIAWFFMVIFILMSGLFTPIESMPKWAQNLTLLNPIRYFVEFIRMVLLKGSGFFEVLPNLLIVTGFAVFVNGMAVWSYKKSN; translated from the coding sequence ATGAAAACAATATTATTCATCATACAGAAAGAGTTTAAGCAAATTTTTAGAGATAAAAGTATGCTCCAACTGATATTTATATTACCCATTTTGCAATTATTAATTTTGTCAAATGCAGCTACATTCGATGTTAAAAATATTGTAATAACCTTTGTTGACAATGACCAAAGTCGGGAATCAAGAGATTTAATAAATTCGTTTAAATCCTCAACCTATTTTAAAGTTAAAGAACCCTATTTTTCTGAAAAAGAAGCTATCCAAGAAATGCAAAAAGGAAAAACCGACATTATTGTAAATATTCCAATTCACTTCAATCGTGACCTTCAAAAATACCAAAAAACAAGTATTTCAGTAAGTATTAATGCTATAGATGCTGCAACAGCAGGTGTTGAAAATGTATATGTAACACAAATTATAAATACATACAATCAAAACATTCAAATGCAGTCCAACTATTTTTCAGGAAACAAAGAAATACCTCAAAATATTATAGCCATACCCTCTTTTTGGTACAACAAAACCTTAAACTACAAAACCTTTATGGTTCCAGGTATCTTGGTTTTATTGGTTACCATGCTTACTTTATTTCTGTCATCAATGAATATAGTTAGAGAAAAAGAGATAGGAACATTAGAACAAATTAATGTAACACCAATAAAAAAATATCAGTTTATAGTTGGAAAATTATTTCCATTTTGGGTGCTTGGCTTAGTGATTTTGACTGTTGGTTTAGTAATATCCAAAGTTGTTTTTAATGTCCCTATGTTAGGTAATATTTTCCTTGTTTATGGTTTCACATCAGTGTATTTGCTATTAATTTTAGGATTCGGACTATACATATCTAATCATACCGAAACCCAACAACAAGCAATGTTTATTGCGTGGTTTTTTATGGTGATTTTCATATTAATGAGTGGTTTATTTACACCTATCGAAAGTATGCCAAAATGGGCACAGAACTTAACATTGTTAAATCCTATTCGATACTTTGTAGAGTTCATAAGAATGGTTCTACTAAAAGGATCTGGATTTTTTGAAGTATTGCCAAACCTATTAATTGTTACCGGATTTGCAGTATTTGTAAACGGCATGGCGGTTTGGAGTTATAAAAAATCAAATTAG